In one Juglans regia cultivar Chandler chromosome 11, Walnut 2.0, whole genome shotgun sequence genomic region, the following are encoded:
- the LOC109018834 gene encoding probably inactive leucine-rich repeat receptor-like protein kinase At5g48380 — MNIPTQMVLNGKYFAVLAHTLILYVGLVFLSGSSSFANESDIYCLQTIKNSLEDPSNYLSSSWNFENKTEGFICKFNGVDCWHPDENRVLNIRLSNMGLKGKFPHGIENCTSLTGLDLSSNKLSGSIPSDISDKLQFVTSLDLSSNSFSGEIPSSLANCTYLNVLKLDHNQLTGMIPLQLVLLNRIKKFSVSNNLLSGPVPNFGPNVTAASYANNLGLCGGPLKACQDTTKKSHIGIIAASALGGVTFTSIVVGIVLYYLSRGVAGKKKEDDPEGNQWAKTLKGMEGIKVSMFEKSVSKMRLSDLMKATNNFSKSNIIGTTRTGTMYKALLPDGCTLMVKRLQDSQHLEKEFVSEMNTLGSLKHRNLVPLMGFCMAKRERLVVYKYMENGTLYDQLHCTEPEARTMYWPMRLKIGIQAARGLAWLHHNCNPRIIHRNISSKCILLDKEFEPKLSDFGLARLMNPIDTHLSTFVNGEFGDLGYVDPEYPRTLVATPKGDVYSFGVVLLELITGEKPTHVVNAPETFKGSLAEWITDLSSNSLLQTAIDKSLLGKGIDNELTQFLKVACNCVLPTAKERPTMFEVYQLLRAIGEKYHFTTDDEILMPSDCTDANCLDELIVARETTQTH, encoded by the exons ATGAATATTCCCACGCAAATGGTGTTGAATGGCAAATATTTTGCCGTTCTTGCCCACACTTTGATCTTGTATGTGGGTCTGGTTTTTTTGAGTGGTAGTTCAAGTTTTGCCAATGAGAGTGATATTTACTGCCTGCAAACCATCAAAAACTCTCTTGAAGACCCTTCCAACTACTTGAGCTCTTCAtggaattttgaaaacaaaactgAGGGATTCATTTGTAAGTTCAACGGCGTGGACTGTTGGCATCCTGATGAGAACAGAGTTCTAAATATTCGCCTTTCGAACATGGGTCTTAAGGGCAAGTTTCCCCATGGCATCGAGAATTGCACAAGTTTGACAGGCCTAGatctttctagcaacaagctatCAGGGTCCATCCCTAGTGATATATCAGATAAACTCCAATTTGTGACATCCCTAGATCTCTCATCCAACAGTTTTTCGGGCGAAATCCCATCAAGTCTTGCGAATTGTACTTACTTGAATGTGCTTAAACTCGATCACAACCAATTGACGGGTATGATCCCACTTCAACTTGTCCTGCTTAATCGGATCAAGAAATTTAGTGTGTCCAACAATCTCTTGTCAGGGCCTGTCCCTAACTTTGGCCCTAATGTAACTGCGGCGAGCTATGCGAATAATCTAGGACTCTGTGGGGGGCCTCTGAAAGCCTGCCAAGATACTACCAAAAAATCTCATATTGGAATAATTGCTGCATCAGCACTTGGTGGTGTGACTTTTACATCTATTGTTGTTGGTATTGTTCTCTACTATTTGTCACGTGGAGTAGCTGGAAAGAAGAAGGAGGATGACCCTGAAGGTAACCAATGGGCAAAGACTCTCAAAGGAATGGAAGGAATCAAG GTTTCAATGTTTGAGAAGTCAGTCTCAAAAATGAGGTTGAGTGATCTCATGAAGGCAACTAACAACTTTAGCAAAAGCAATATCATTGGAACGACAAGAACTGGAACTATGTACAAAGCATTGCTTCCTGATGGTTGTACCCTAATGGTTAAGAGGTTACAAGACTCTCAACACCTAGAAAAAGAATTTGTATCTGAAATGAATACTCTGGGGAGTCTGAAGCACCGTAACTTGGTTCCCTTGATGGGCTTTTGTATGGCAAAGAGGGAGAGACTTGTGGTATACAAATATATGGAAAATGGGACACTTTATGATCAATTACATTGTACAGAACCTGAGGCCAGGACTATGTACTGGCCCATGAGGCTCAAAATTGGGATTCAAGCAGCTAGAGGTTTGGCATGGCTTCACCATAACTGCAACCCACGTATTATACATCGGAACATAAGCTCCAAGTGTATACTTTTGGATAAGGAGTTTGAGCCCAAGTTATCTGATTTTGGCCTTGCGAGGCTTATGAACCCGATTGACACCCATTTGAGTACTTTTGTCAATGGGGAGTTTGGGGATTTGGGTTATGTTGATCCTGAGTATCCGCGAACATTAGTTGCTACTCCAAAAGGGGACGTGTATAGCTTTGGAGTTGTTCTGTTGGAATTGATTACAGGTGAGAAACCAACCCATGTGGTTAATGCCCCAGAGACCTTCAAGGGAAGTTTAGCAGAATGGATTACTGATCTATCAAGTAATTCTCTTCTCCAAACTGCCATTGATAAGTCTTTGCTTGGAAAGGGTATTGATAACGAGCTCACACAATTTCTTAAAGTTGCTTGTAATTGTGTGTTGCCAACTGCAAAGGAGAGACCTACTATGTTTGAAGTGTATCAGCTTCTTAGAGCTATTGGGGAGAAGTACCATTTCACAACTGATGATGAGATCTTAATGCCATCTGATTGCACTGATGCTAATTGTCTGGATGAACTTATCGTTGCTCGAGAAACAACTCAAACCCATTGA